A window of the Ostrea edulis chromosome 1, xbOstEdul1.1, whole genome shotgun sequence genome harbors these coding sequences:
- the LOC125673262 gene encoding zinc finger protein 26-like, protein MEEEVFDMHVCLVCQSTVVGLLNYVNHKKFDCPGRKAPEVVPASTSVSHVQSPPASSVTSSQVQTAAVETVSITREKTEEYMHHMGGLHLLASQCQPTSETTSAETNLNQSHSDLSTDPRSVSPQPIPQNLMFQQNGIIQQTSIAVEQNLDIQQNGLPNSQPSVTISDQELSVVIDFSSVKNDIFSPSNGHGVDPNEVMNDAASKEKPDFFSSLALQSKSSTSKDPGHSESMFGDQGHSSINELPITNILNSLNFSDDDLDFDEDFLEEAFSDESDVDYPPPEHTHGKWKPGEGPHHSTGGKWRSQRTLISTGGKWKPGMLREGGGKGKGKPLKTKTTEVTSEYYCNTCDMSFKSRYIYSAHCGGKMHKKRKKSGKKMDEDESVAEETENKTEAPEEEKVEKESVAPLSQEASTENGQSEINNAESTKETTMPDVTIKPKQEAFEPECNICDQKFANLYVLTRHLLSRKHKNRTKGEKDTIKILDMYHKFIVRLSPFQCGLCQYYFNQESDLVSHLKESVHKNQCKKLPGELSCTLCQYSSHSNDDLVDHMMNNIRHREAALKGKKLCIIREKWFMAECKFCKKKMHSRVHMKRHVRSKHRKELNSVGHIIGESQIDAVGEFSCIECNNRKFKTYNAFVIHMNRRHGDSDAAICELCNKVLSGRNSFSQHMKSKKHKKKEMMRYIANQVGKLEVETAEQEKKQENVVKEEEGEKEMKEEEVKNEEKEEAEEDEYTKLKYNTQKPDVPGMYERAHNNHHLKKPRGPYKKRGRKPSDKPVQEKIFKCNHCDFMVPKYADLRPHYMEVHSKEILVCDLCDITFLNEKALKLHYSGKQHQANLAHVEDTNTNEEGETSIFHCHICNKRFTDEAWKQFHIDVYHLHPNSEDLLMKELGRPDITWEKYKDFLEQVKNCERSERIPCIECGKELKKDYMLEHLRLHSGDRPFKCRYCNLGFMSPLSLRRHLLTHLGLTERSCDICGKKYKKVESYREHMRQHAMEKQGVQKLMCDVCGMSFYLQRQLKHHMRRHGEKKFKCAVKDCHWSFYFANELDAHMKSHTKLRPFLCDQCGYSAGTKNRLLRHSRTHTGERNFHCEYCTYKAGTRTHLRRHMRIHIGSKPYKCPYCNYSCNTHENIRKHIMKTKKHEGLFIYPCKFCEWGTNTVNEFRAHSKINHPEHYDDEKYEGIAAVMGLYVKEEDLQKPTEGMKINPVKERKPRELSSTQPPQKKIKSESVTQTVEDPIIIVPSYSQEEVVEHYGTVDYHIPYSGHNDTDITRPWNPTSQIETERAVRTVIVPSTAGETVITYEYETREENPNGPRIAGELFYTS, encoded by the coding sequence ATGGAGGAGGAAGTCTTTGATATGCATGTTTGCCTAGTCTGTCAATCAACAGTAGTGGGCCTGCTCAACTATGTCAACCACAAAAAGTTTGACTGTCCAGGGAGGAAGGCACCTGAAGTGGTGCCCGCCAGCACTTCTGTCTCCCACGTCCAGTCACCACCAGCTAGCAGTGTCACGAGCAGCCAGGTCCAAACTGCAGCTGTGGAGACGGTTTCTATTACTAGGGAGAAGACTGAGGAGTACATGCATCACATGGGGGGTCTCCACCTGCTGGCCAGTCAGTGTCAACCCACGTCTGAAACAACGTCTGCCGAGACAAATCTAAATCAGTCTCACTCTGACCTGTCAACAGATCCCCGTAGCGTAAGTCCACAACCTATACCCCAAAATCTGATGTTTCAGCAGAACGGTATCATCCAGCAAACTTCAATTGCAGTTGAACAGAACCTGGATATTCAACAGAATGGTCTTCCAAATTCGCAACCATCTGTGACTATATCTGATCAAGAATTGTCTGTGGTGATTGATTTCAGCTCGGTTAAGAATGATATTTTCAGTCCCAGCAATGGTCATGGAGTGGATCCGAACGAGGTGATGAATGATGCAGCGAGTAAAGAAAAACCAGACTTTTTCTCCTCCCTCGCTCTTCAGAGTAAGTCCTCCACATCCAAAGATCCTGGACACAGTGAAAGTATGTTTGGAGACCAAGGTCACAGCAGTATAAATGAACTACCTATAACGAATATTCTGAACAGTCTGAATTTCAGTGATGACGATTTGGACTTTGAtgaagactttttggaagaggcATTCTCGGATGAGTCTGATGTGGATTATCCACCTCCCGAACACACACATGGAAAGTGGAAACCAGGAGAAGGGCCTCACCATTCCACAGGCGGAAAGTGGAGGTCGCAGAGGACTTTAATCAGTACGGGTGGAAAGTGGAAGCCGGGGATGCTGAGAGAGGGTGGAGGGAAAGGGAAAGGAAAGCCATTAAAAACAAAGACTACAGAAGTAACTTCAGAGTATTACTGCAATACTTGTGATATGTCTTTCAAATCTAGATACATTTACTCTGCTCATTGTGGTGGGAAAATGCataaaaagagaaagaaatcgGGGAAGAAGATGGATGAAGATGAATCGGTAGCAGAggaaactgaaaataaaactgaGGCACCAGAGGAAGAGAAAGTTGAAAAAGAGTCAGTAGCCCCGCTTTCACAGGAGGCTTCAACTGAGAATGGACAGTCTGAAATCAACAATGCGGAAAGCACGAAGGAAACCACAATGCCAGATGTTACAATTAAACCGAAACAAGAAGCTTTTGAACCAGAATGTAACATATGTGATCAGAAATTTGCCAACTTGTACGTTCTGACAAGACATTTACTGTCTAGGAAACATAAGAATAGGACAAAAGGAGAGAAGGACACTATAAAGATATTGGacatgtatcacaaatttaTTGTCAGGTTAAGTCCATTTCAGTGTGGATTATGTCAATACTACTTCAATCAAGAAAGCGACCTGGTGTCTCACCTAAAAGAGTCTGTTCATAAAAACCAATGTAAAAAACTGCCTGGCGAGTTGAGCTGTACTTTGTGTCAGTACAGTAGTCACTCAAACGATGATCTGGTGGATCACATGATGAATAACATAAGGCATAGAGAGGCTGCTCTAAAAGGGAAAAAACTCTGTATCATCAGAGAAAAGTGGTTTATGGCCGAATGCAAGTTTTGCAAAAAGAAAATGCATTCAAGGGTGCACATGAAACGGCATGTTCGATCAAAACACAGGAAAGAGCTAAATTCAGTAGGCCATATCATAGGAGAGTCCCAAATTGATGCAGTAGGAGAATTTTCCTGCATCGAATGCAACAACAGGAAGTTCAAGACATACAATGCCTTTGTGATTCACATGAATCGGCGTCATGGAGACAGTGATGCAGCCATTTGTGAACTCTGCAACAAGGTCTTGTCAGGGAGAAATAGCTTTTCTCAGCACATGAAAAGCAAGAAGCATAAGAAGAAAGAAATGATGAGGTACATTGCAAATCAAGTGGGTAAACTAGAGGTAGAAACAGCAGAACAGGAGAAGAAGCAGGAGAATGTTGTAAAAGAGGAAGAGGGAGAAAAGGAAATGAAAGAGGAGGAAGTGAAGAATGAGGAGAAGGAAGAAGCAGAGGAGGATGAATACACCAAACTAAAATATAACACCCAAAAACCTGATGTCCCCGGAATGTATGAACGAGCCCACAATAACCACCACCTGAAAAAGCCCAGAGGTCCTTACAAGAAACGAGGCAGAAAACCCTCTGATAAACCAGTCCAGGAGAAGATCTTTAAGTGTAATCATTGTGATTTTATGGTTCCCAAGTATGCAGATCTTAGGCCCCACTACATGGAGGTTCATTCCAAGGAGATCCTGGTCTGTGATCTCTGTGACATAACTTTTCTAAACGAGAAAGCACTGAAGCTTCACTACTCGGGAAAGCAGCATCAGGCCAATTTAGCCCATGTGGAAGACACCAATACAAACGAAGAGGGAGAAACTAGCATCTTCCACTGTCACATCTGTAACAAGAGGTTCACAGACGAAGCGTGGAAACAGTTCCACATTGATGTGTACCATTTGCATCCAAACTCAGAGGACCTACTGATGAAGGAGTTAGGCAGGCCAGACATCACTTGGGAGAAGTACAAAGATTTCTTAGAGCAAGTGAAGAATTGTGAACGAAGTGAGAGAATACCTTGCATCGAGTGTGGGAAAGAATTGAAAAAGGATTACATGTTGGAGCATCTTCGTCTGCACTCGGGCGATCGTCCATTCAAGTGCCGCTACTGTAACCTGGGATTTATGTCCCCTCTGTCTCTGAGGCGTCATCTGTTGACCCACCTGGGGTTAACTGAGAGGAGTTGTGATATCTGTGGCAAGAAGTACAAAAAAGTGGAATCGTACAGGGAACACATGAGGCAGCATGCTATGGAAAAACAGGGAGTTCAGAAGCTGATGTGTGATGTGTGTGGCATGTCCTTCTACCTCCAACGTCAACTCAAGCATCACATGCGGAGACATGGggagaaaaaatttaaatgtgcTGTTAAAGACTGTCACTGGAGTTTCTATTTCGCCAATGAACTCGATGCTCACATGAAGTCCCACACGAAACTCCGCCCTTTTCTCTGTGACCAATGTGGGTATTCAGCAGGAACGAAAAATAGACTGTTACGTCATAGTCGAACTCACACCGGAGAAAGAAATTTCCACTGTGAATACTGTACGTACAAAGCTGGTACCAGAACTCACCTTCGCCGTCACATGAGAATCCATATAGGTTCAAAGCCTTACAAGTGTCCGTACTGTAATTATTCATGTAACACTCATGAAAACATTCGCAAacatataatgaaaacaaagaaacaCGAAGGATTGTTTATTTACCCGTGTAAATTTTGTGAATGGGGTACAAACACTGTCAATGAATTCCGTGCTCACTCCAAAATAAACCATCCTGAACATTATGATGATGAGAAATATGAAGGAATAGCAGCAGTGATGGGGTTATACGTGAAGGAAGAAGATCTTCAGAAACCCACAGAAGGAATGAAGATAAACCCTGTCAAGGAGCGTAAACCCCGGGAACTCTCCTCCACCCAACCAccacagaaaaaaatcaaatccgAGAGTGTAACCCAAACTGTGGAGGACCCTATTATCATAGTGCCGAGCTACTCTCAGGAAGAAGTAGTGGAGCATTATGGGACTGTCGACTATCACATTCCGTACAGCGGTCACAATGACACAGACATCACACGACCTTGGAATCCTACATCCCAGATAGAAACGGAGCGCGCCGTTAGAACAGTTATCGTTCCTTCAACAGCCGGTGAAACTGTGATCACATACGAATACGAAACAAGGGAGGAAAATCCTAACGGGCCAAGAATTGCTGGCGAACTTTTCTACACCAGCTAG